The following proteins are co-located in the Sulfurospirillum deleyianum DSM 6946 genome:
- a CDS encoding Zn-dependent hydrolase — protein sequence MINAERLKREMQTISTFGALPQGGMSRLAFSQEEAQARAYIKTLMQALGMNIREDAIGNIFGRIEGELPLPSIAIGSHLDSVPLGGFYDGTLGVMCGLEAIRTIKENGISHKRPLELIIFSCEESSRFNMATVGSKVMAGKLSKEALSLLKDKEGVSLYEAAKAFGCAVETIESAKLSPDTFYAYLELHIEQGPVLENKGIPVGIVTGIAAPIRYELTLQGRADHSGATPMNMRSDALACAAEIILHVEKIAKEEAGETTVATVGFANATPGVLNVIPGSVRMGIDIRDIDAKALEKAAVLIEKGIEEIAQKRGLIYTLKELTHDTPVSLDKKIIETLEEEAKKLQIPTLELPSGAGHDAMHMPYVATHTGMVFVPCKEGISHNIAEEVNMDDVICATEVITKTLITLANEG from the coding sequence ATGATTAATGCAGAGCGATTAAAAAGAGAAATGCAAACCATAAGCACCTTTGGGGCATTACCCCAAGGAGGCATGAGCCGCCTTGCTTTTTCCCAAGAAGAAGCCCAAGCACGTGCTTATATTAAAACATTAATGCAGGCTTTAGGAATGAATATTCGTGAAGATGCCATTGGCAATATTTTTGGGCGTATTGAAGGGGAACTTCCTCTTCCCTCCATTGCCATTGGCTCTCACTTAGATAGCGTTCCTTTGGGTGGCTTTTACGATGGAACGCTAGGGGTCATGTGTGGTCTTGAGGCGATTCGTACCATCAAGGAAAATGGAATTTCTCATAAACGCCCTTTGGAGCTGATTATTTTCTCCTGCGAAGAGTCCAGCCGTTTTAATATGGCAACAGTAGGCAGTAAAGTCATGGCAGGAAAACTCTCCAAAGAGGCATTGAGTCTGCTCAAAGATAAAGAAGGCGTGAGCCTTTATGAAGCAGCCAAAGCGTTTGGATGTGCCGTTGAAACGATAGAGAGTGCAAAACTTTCCCCAGATACCTTTTACGCCTACCTAGAATTACACATCGAACAAGGACCTGTGTTGGAAAACAAAGGCATTCCTGTGGGCATTGTTACAGGTATTGCCGCACCCATTCGCTACGAACTCACCCTGCAAGGCAGAGCTGACCACTCAGGAGCTACGCCCATGAATATGCGCTCCGATGCCCTTGCGTGTGCGGCAGAGATTATTTTACATGTAGAAAAGATTGCCAAAGAAGAAGCCGGGGAGACTACCGTAGCAACAGTGGGTTTTGCCAACGCAACCCCTGGTGTGCTCAATGTCATTCCAGGCAGTGTTCGCATGGGTATTGACATTCGAGATATTGACGCCAAAGCGCTTGAAAAAGCAGCGGTGTTGATTGAAAAAGGCATTGAAGAGATTGCGCAAAAAAGAGGACTCATCTATACCCTCAAAGAGCTCACTCATGATACACCTGTCAGTCTTGATAAAAAAATTATTGAAACCCTTGAAGAAGAAGCAAAAAAACTTCAGATTCCAACCCTAGAGCTTCCAAGCGGCGCAGGACACGATGCGATGCATATGCCTTATGTTGCCACGCACACAGGCATGGTATTTGTACCCTGCAAAGAGGGCATTAGCCACAATATCGCTGAAGAAGTGAATATGGATGATGTTATTTGCGCTACCGAAGTGATAACTAAAACCCTTATTACCTTAGCAAACGAAGGATAA
- a CDS encoding amidohydrolase, producing the protein MDSIAQRAKSLEKELIETRRFFHQHPETGWFTFFTTAKIIEKLKTYGYTLKMGREIMVPEARQGVGSKEALEEALLRAKKLLSPEEYTLLDVMEDGLTGVIAELDTGREGPCIAFRFDIDAVDVTESKDLAHRPFKEGFRADIDGIAHTCGHDGHITIGLGLAKLISEHKEDFKGTFRFIFQTAEEGTRGAVAMEKAGILKGVDYLLGAHIGFQSKKSGGLICGVNNFLATSKFDVTFHGTSAHAAGAPEEGANALLAAAEAALLMHGITRHSQGITRINVGVLKAGEGRNVIAPNAFMACETRGVTTELNDFMKAKCMNILEGVSKIHSVGYSVKDVGGTSGGDSSPFITDVYEKAALASPFIDKDSIVKTCDFGACEDFAHFMQAVQNQGGQSGYMMIGAKLEAGHHNQSFDFDESCLVTGVDLFLRAAYMLGAQ; encoded by the coding sequence ATGGATAGCATTGCACAAAGAGCAAAAAGTTTAGAAAAAGAACTCATAGAAACACGCCGATTTTTTCACCAACACCCTGAAACAGGCTGGTTTACTTTTTTTACCACCGCTAAAATTATTGAAAAACTGAAAACCTATGGCTATACGCTCAAAATGGGGCGTGAGATTATGGTGCCAGAGGCTAGACAAGGTGTGGGGTCTAAAGAGGCACTGGAAGAAGCACTGCTTCGTGCAAAAAAACTTCTCTCCCCCGAAGAGTATACTCTTTTGGATGTGATGGAAGATGGTCTTACGGGCGTTATCGCCGAACTCGATACAGGACGAGAAGGCCCTTGCATAGCGTTTCGTTTTGATATAGACGCTGTGGATGTCACTGAGAGTAAAGACTTAGCGCACCGCCCATTTAAAGAGGGATTTCGTGCGGATATTGATGGGATTGCGCACACGTGCGGACACGATGGACACATTACCATTGGCTTAGGACTGGCTAAACTCATTAGCGAGCATAAAGAGGATTTTAAAGGAACGTTTCGTTTTATTTTCCAAACGGCTGAAGAAGGAACCAGAGGTGCGGTTGCTATGGAAAAAGCGGGAATTTTAAAAGGGGTGGATTATCTTTTGGGTGCACACATCGGCTTTCAGTCTAAAAAAAGTGGAGGTCTTATTTGCGGGGTCAATAACTTTCTTGCCACCTCAAAATTTGACGTCACCTTTCATGGAACCTCTGCTCATGCGGCAGGCGCACCTGAAGAGGGAGCGAACGCTCTTTTAGCCGCTGCTGAAGCAGCGCTTTTAATGCATGGCATTACCCGTCACAGTCAAGGCATTACCCGCATTAACGTGGGTGTTCTAAAAGCGGGAGAAGGACGCAATGTTATTGCACCCAATGCGTTTATGGCATGTGAAACCAGAGGTGTGACCACAGAGCTGAATGATTTTATGAAAGCAAAATGCATGAATATTTTAGAGGGTGTTTCTAAAATTCACTCCGTAGGGTACAGTGTGAAAGATGTGGGTGGTACGAGTGGTGGCGATAGCTCTCCTTTTATCACTGATGTGTATGAAAAAGCAGCCCTTGCCTCACCGTTTATTGACAAGGATTCCATTGTAAAAACGTGCGATTTTGGCGCATGTGAAGACTTTGCTCACTTTATGCAAGCGGTGCAAAATCAAGGCGGACAAAGCGGTTACATGATGATAGGAGCCAAACTGGAAGCGGGACATCATAACCAATCTTTTGACTTTGATGAAAGCTGTTTAGTGACAGGCGTTGATCTCTTTTTACGTGCAGCCTACATGCTAGGTGCCCAATAA